A window of Nicotiana sylvestris chromosome 8, ASM39365v2, whole genome shotgun sequence genomic DNA:
GTTGAAACCGTGGAGGACTTAGGGGATGGGGATGACTTGCTTGAGTAGCCCCAGCTTTTCTACTACTTTTGACCTAATTATGTTAGCCGAACTGCCCGGGTCCACAAGCACGCGCTTTATCCTTGTATTGTTTAAGAGAAATAAGATCACCAGCGCGTCATTGTGTGGTTCCCCCATGGCCTCGAGGTCTTCCTCGACGAATATGAGGGTTTCTTTGGATAAGCGTTTTCGGGCTGATCCCTCTTCTGTAGCGGATATTTTTGTTCGTTTGGACACAGGGTCCTTGGAGGTCGCTAGTTCCTCCGATAATCATGTGGACGCTATGTTGGGGGCCCCTCCATTTCGCTTGAATTGAACCCGAGGTTGCCTCGAACTTTGGATTGATCGTGTCCATTTCCCTGTGGCTTTTGAGGTCTCAGTTTTCCATCTTTACCAGCTGGGCCGGGCGTTCTGCCCTGAAAGCGAAGATCTCGGGCAAGAAGAAGCGTGAGAGATAACGTGCGTTTGGGtgatgaaactagcaagaaaataatcactattatttttagcaccacggtgggcgccaaattgtttaccttgaaaatggtaacaacaattaaatttgtaaatgggattctaaaaatatgtgatctattcccgagctaggtTTTAGGGCAGTCGATGCCAGAAATTCTAAGTGTAAAGATAAGATACGAGTTAAGACGAAGCAGTAAGCAAACCGAAGGGGCCTGTTGCCCAAGCGCGGAGCAAATTGATAGAGGCCTCGGGGCCGAGGCTTGAGCCGAGATCGAGCTATCAAGGACAGTCGGGGAAGGTATAACAAGCAGAAATAGGATTAagtaaggctctttatggccaatgtaTAGCTAGATGGGCAGAACAAATAAGAAAACAATAGATGCGAGGTGGGCTCAGGCCAATAAGAACAAATGACTTAgaggaaaagagagagagaaagatattattgcacttgtggagaaatggagcaacctGCTTTACAAGGTAGGGCGagccccctttatataggaggagagaCTCGATCATAAACGTGTGGAGACAAAacgtaaagtatggagatgggatggcttgatgtGATGCCTCAGCacaggctctggataggccggccttTGTCAGGTCGAGTCGTGTGATGCGGGAACTTCCCCCTTGCTTGTTACAGCCTGTTATATTAGTCGAAATGCAACACTTTCCAGATCAGTTTGAAGCGAACCCTGAGGGTGAGTCTTGACCTTATCTACAAACTTAGAAGGTCATGACCGCGAGATAGCCCTATGTCGGGGAATCTGGGCCCCCGAATTTACCGTACACAATGcagaagtgagaattgatattcatgataatgaggtggagactcaagatgacatgaacccgtctagggaatacgtaatagacataccgaaaatggtagtgcccaaggctaaggctatcttgccaaggcctcctccaccttacACTCAAAGACTTGCGAAGCAAAAGAATGTAAAccaatttaagaagtttattgagatgatAAAAAGATTGTCGatcaatgttcctttggtggaagctcttgagcaaatgtCGGGTTACACCAAGTTTATGAAAAAGTTGGTGACAAAAAAGAGATCTATGGATTGtgaccatcaaaatgactcatcaagtaagtgcaattgtgcactcgaCCAAAACTCGAAGATCCCGACGCTTTCACCATTCCATATACCATTAGGAGTGCAGGTTCTTGCAAAGgcattgtgtgatttgggagcaaacATAAACTTGATGCCTTActccgtgttcaaaactttgggtattggtcaatcaagagctacttcaatgagattgcaaattgcagatagaacaatgaagaggccgcttggtattattaatgatgttcttgtccgggtggaaAAGTTTATCCTGCCTGATGACTTTGTGATTCTGAACTGTGAAGTCGACTATGAGGTGCCGATAATATTGGGAAGGCATTTCCTAACAactgggaaggcattggttgatgtggaatCAGGGGAGCTCACCTTTCGAGTGGGTGACAAAAATtttgtctttcatgtgtgcaaatcaatgagacataTGAATAGTACTAAAGtttgctcttttgtggatcttgtcacggaggtgatagttgatgatactagtgccatggtcaatgtggaggatcctttaGAAGCGGTATTGTTGAACCTTGATGTGAATGAGGATGAAGGTAGGGTAGAGTGTGTCAACGCTTTGCATGAAATGggttcttattcttatgagccccgtaagctttctttggatcttgagaacagaAAAACTCTGTCAATAAAGCCCTAAATTGAGAAACCTCCAGTTTTGGAATTGAAGCCTTTGCcctcacacctcaggtatgaattcttgggctctagttcaactttacctgttattcttttgTCTTGTCTTACTAACGTGTAGGTAGATGCAACACTGGAGGTGCTCCAAAGGAGGAAGAAggtaattggatggactttaaCTAATATTCGAGGAATAAGCCCCCGCCTTTTGCATGAACACGATTATACTTGAAGATGATTTCCGTGggacatcaaaggaggttgaacgaggctatgcaggAGTTTGTCAAAAAGAAGGTGATCAAGTGTCTTaatgcaggggttgtgtaccccatatcagatagttcttggacttcgccggtgcaatatgtgccgaagaagggtgatatgactgtggttaccaatgagcaaaatgagttgattcccaccaggactgtcaccagatggagggtatgcatggactaccgtaagctgaataaagtgacccgcaaagatcactttcctttgccctttcttgaccagatgctagatagacttgctgggcgtgccttctactattttttGGCACCTTTAAAAACCACCGACTACCTTTTataggatgccatttggtttgtgtggCACCTTTGaattttctaggatgccatttggtttgtgtaatgcaccggctaccttTTTGCGGTGTATGATGACtatatttaccgacatggtgaAGGAAttcttggaagtgttcatggatgattttagtgttgtgggtgactcctttgatgagtgtttgaagaatcttgacaaAGTTCTAGCCCGGTGTGAAGAGACAAATCTTGTGTTTAactgggaaaaatgccactttatggtcgaggagggcattgtccttggccataagatctcaaagaacaGAATAGAGGTGGACAAGGAgaaaattgaagtgatttcaaatcttcctcctcctacttcagtcaagggggttaggagttttcttgggcatgcgaggTTCTActgaagattcatcaaagacttctataaggtagtgaatcctttgtgcaaaTTATTGGAAAAGGATGCTAAGTTTGTGTTTAATGAGGAAGGCATGAAAACTTTTTAACTTctcaagtacaaattgacaaccactctcattattaccgcacccaattagagcttaccttttgagctcatgtgtgatgcaagtgatgttgTAGTAGaagcggtcttgggtcaaagagtaaataagatgtttcacccagtgtattatgcaagcaaaacaatgaatgatgctcaagtgaattatACGGTGACAGAAAAAGAGTTGCTAgaaattgtgtttgcaatggagaagtttaggccttatctcatgggtgccaaggtgttaGTTCATACTAACCAAGCAGCACTCcactacttgatgacaaagatgGATTCTAAGGCTTGGCTAATAAGATGGGTTCtgttgcttcaagagtttgaccttgagattgttgatcgaaaagggagtgaaaaccaagtggcggaccacttgtctcgcttGGAGGAGGATGGGTGGCCCCGTGATGGCctcgaaattaatgattcattcctAGATGAGAAACTCCTCTCTATATCTGTGAATAGCATGCCTTGGTTCACGGATATTGCCAACTTTCTTGTGACCGGTATTgttccgtgtgagctctcttctaaccaaaggaagaagcttaaacagGATAgcttggacttctattgggatgagccttacttgttcaaaatctgTAATGATGGTGCGATCCAGAGATGTGTtccggaagaggagcaaatgagtattctggATGCATGTCATTCCTCTTcctacggtggtcatcatggtggggagAGGACAACTTCAATGGTGCTTACCTGTAGCTTTTATTTGCCTACATTGTACAAGGATGCGGGTGagcttgtgaagagatgtgatgagtgtcagagagcaggtggaatttcaaagaaggatgaaatgcctctcaccactattcttgaggttgacatatttgacgtgtggggcattgacttcatgggaccctttgtgagttcatgtggcaacacatacattctagtagtcgttgattatgtttccaaatgggttgaggctgtgGCTTAACTCAACAACGAGGCCCGAAGTGTGGTGGcttttctaaagaagaatatcTTTACTCGGTGTGGCACTCCTAGAGCAACCATCAGTGATGGGGGCTCTCATTTCTGCAATAAGacatttgacactttgcttgcaaagtatggtatcaatcacaaggtttcaaccccttaccatcctcaggctagtgggtaagttgaggtctccaacagggagattaagagcatattgtcaaagtctgtcaatgcaaataggattgattggtcaaagaaactggatgatgctttgtgggctaacagaactgcttacaagactctgattggtatgtctctatactggttggtgtttgggaaggcttgcCATATACCATTTGAGTTAGAGCGCAAGGCCATATAGGCTTTGagaaagttaaatcttgaatgggtgTTGCAGCAAATCTCCGGGTAGAGCAACTTAATAAGCTTGATGAGTTCTGGTTTCATGCATATTACAGctcgtccttatataaggacaagataaagtacttacatgacaagtaTGCCCGTAGTAAGGAATTCAAGGAAGGTgacttggttctcttattcaactcccgATTACGACTGTTcccgggaaagctcaagtcaaaatgaaGTAGACCTTTTGAGTTGGTGCTTGTAACTTtgtttggtgctcttgatatgaaaaacaaaaatggtgaaatcttcagagttaatgggcacaaaGTGAATCACTATATTGgcaagtttgatgacagccacgtggtggtaatgatccatctcaaatgattgatggtaacctgcgtcgtgctgcaacgttaaatcagacgcttcttgggaggcaacccatgtgtttttcttcttagtgtaggatttgttttTGACTAACTAGTTGCGAGATTTGTGTGGCaatgtttgatgcagtgcaggaaaaAGCTGGAAAAATTTGACACAGTCTGTAGTTAGACCACTGACAGTGCTCCATTTTTCTGCGGTCAGTGGTGTCCATAACATGGAGGCGGAAATTGGCGGTGGACGCGGGATTGAAAAGTCCAAAATGAGACTTCTCTGAAGTTTCATTCGCTTCCCCGGTGCATTTTTCGCGGTGAGCGATTCCTTTCCGCGGCTACGTACCATTTTCCGTTCTCAGTGGTAGTCTCAATAAGGCAGCCCTTTTGTTCGTCAAAAGCGCGGACCGCGGTTCTTTTCCGCGGCCGCGCCAAGTAAATATTGTGGGTCCCGAGGTGTTTTCTATAAATATGAGATCATGAAGCCTTTTACTCTTTTCGATCTTTTCACTCTCAAGCTATAACTGCACTGTTCATCTAAGCCCTAATCTGCACAAACACACAATTAAGGTCCATTTTTCAACACTCATTATACATCTAGTAATTTCACTCCTTCAttattctttaattttgtacTTGTTTATCTTTATTTGTTAGTTTttacttcatcttcttcttttctttttaatttaaactTAGGGTTCTTTAATGTTGATTAAATTAGGCTTAAATAGTTAGGGTTGATTAATTAATAGCTAGTTGGGGTTAAGAGCGTAGATGATATCCGCTAATGGCAAGATAAATAGAAACCCTAGGAATCGCTCAGTTGATTTTTTAATTCTGCAGTCGCGGTGGTATTTTCAAAGGTCAGCGTTCATGAGATAAAACTGGGTTTGGAAGTATTGATGACCACGGTCAGCGGTGACAACTTCCACTGACAGCGGCCCAACCTCAGTGGTCCCGCTGCATTTCTCGCGGTCAGCGGTGCGCAAGTTCAAAGAAGTAAATAAGATGGGTCCGTGATCGTGGTTGTTTTTCTGCGATCAGTGGTGCAACCTACGTGGCCGCGCCTAGTTTTTCGCGCTTAGCGGTACCATAGAATCAGAGGGTGGGTAGTCTGATCCCCATACCTCCACAGCCGTGCAATATTTTCTGCGGTCAGCGGTACTTATTCCGCGGCCGGGCTTCTTTATCCGCTGTCATCGGTCTATAACTTTTTCAAGTACTGTCAACTATTCTTATGCTTTTCTTCACTGCTTCTTCTAGCACTATTACTAACAATTTTTTACAGATTATGTTTGGagacaatggttaaatctagAGGTGGCGGTGAGAAACAAAAGAGGAGagcagagtcctcccggggtaggggacgaggacaAATTAAGTTAACCccatcaatacaaaaatcaatcgGGCAAATGAGGAAAAACATTAGAGCTGCAAATAGAGTTGCATCCCACTCAGAGGGAAGTGACTATGTCCCTTCCTGGGAGGCCTCGGAGGGTGACTCGGTGCCCACACATGTACCAGACTTTCCGGGGAGATTTAGATTGATAGACGTCCCTACCCCCAGCATTTCCTACTGCTCATGTTTCTTCTGAGCCATCTGATGGCTCAACGGAGAGTATTGACTCCTCAACTTCTGCCTCACCTACAGCTTCGTCACCTGGACATTATCCCATAGATGTAGATGCTGAGGTACCGGATGACAGGAGAGGGGGTGATATCTAGACCAGAGGTATGGAAAGGACAAGAAACCCGGAGGTGTGGCAACAGAGGTTTGTCTATGAGCTGGCATATCACAAATTCAGGAAGTGATGGCCTCAAAAGTCACTCATACATGAGCGTCAGTTCATAGAGTGGGATCTTCTGCCCCACAACCCCAATGTGCAGCAACACTTCAATGAAAGAGTGGGGTGGGAATACTTTACTAGCAAGGTGTCGGATGCTAATGAGCACCTAGTTAAGGAATTCTATGCCAATACCTCCACATCTAAAATGGCATATTTGTGACTAAGGTGTGGAACCTGAAGGTCAAGTTTGATGGGAAGACTCTGAATGATTATCTTAGATTCAATGACGAAGATGAGTCATTGTACTTAGAGAAAGTGGCTATGAATGAGGTAGCCCGCCCGTGGTTGGCATCACTACTAGCTCTCCCGGATACTACTCCAGCTTGGTTGGCAACGGGGATTCCTATCTACAGGAACACCCTAAACTTCGAGGCAAAAGgttgggagacatttgtgtgtaGCAAACCAGACCCCACTACTCACGATAGTGACATGCCGCTTTCCCGGGCGATTGTAGTGGTGGCTATCATGGCGGGATTCCCAATCAATATCAGGAATatcatgtctagggtgatcactaGAGTGGTCAATGAGTGTGATAGATCTTACCCCTTTCCaaacttcctcaccatgtacttGGAAGATCAGGAGGTAGAGAAAGGGGATTATGATATCAAGGTGAAGCCCAAGAAGCCCTTATCATGGTACAGCCTTCAGGGTCCCCGTAACCCCAAATCCAAGGGCAAAGCTactacttctactggccagtctgaagagccagcagTGGTAGTCACTACTTCACAGCCTCCCACTACCATATCGGATCCTGCCCCCGGACTATCTACTTCCATGCCTTCCTCATCAGCATATCCGTTAACTACTCATAGGTTGAACCAAATAAtctccagcatcaacaactggatgcaggcattAACTTCTAAGCTGTATATACTATCTAGTTCAGTGGCAACCCTATTAGTTACCGCACAGCCCTAGGTGCCAGCTTTAGTGGAGGAGTCTCTCAAGGAGCTTTTGGACAACCAGAATAAGCTCCTGGACAACCAAAAGCTTATCATGGATGCCCTTGCAGTTCAATAAAAACAATTAAGGAGTTGAGAAAGCAGACAAAGAAACTGAAAAAGACTCGGGCCTCAAAGTAGTCGGTGAAGCAATTAAGGGGagaggtggagaagatgaagtcagCTGGCGACTTACCATTGGAGCTCTTATTACAGGACCAGATTCCAACAACTCAGACAGAGCAGATACTAGAGCGGGAGACTGAGGTTGACCCCAGGAGGAGGATAATGATGCCTCAGGTTGATGATGTGGAGATTGAGCTGGAGGATCCTGAGGGGGGTGCCTTAGGCCAGCCATAGGACCCCGAGCCAGGTGATCCAGGGACACAACCACAGGACCCCATGCAGACAGAGGACCCATGTTTTTGTGAtaaataagcctttggttttcttaatgccatggttctttccaaaggtggagtttgtgtgaacagGGTGGCTCTTCctaatgatggatggcatgacaaccttcttaagggtttgagtctgttttctttttgtttatatgtaaatagtagctaatgaacaatagtacctcaggcaaagcttcacttgggcctaacacatttacctttgaccttatggttaaaaacaaattggtgtgtataggatagtgatagttgtgaccttgagactcttgtgttgactaaacaatcatcgatTGGTTTCTCGGAACCATTTGTGTTGCTTAAATCTTAGCCAAGGTTATTGTGGGCCCTCGAAtatgtctctttagcaatcctatcgCTTGAgtggtgaggtattgatttgcaagtccaattCCCGTACCAAtaggtctagaacttgccctaaatgtttgtctaggcgaaatcttaagtgtagctcgacttgagaagcGATTATAGggtctccttgatccaaattgagacttgaaaacatccatagcccACAAAGAATGATATCCCTAGTTATCCCTATTGAGCCATAATCcttattctttcaataaccatgatgcAAACCTTTATCTGTTTTGaaatgatcctctcttggcacccgatcgttccttagcacaaggcaaaaccataagtttggggggagagatgaggaatacaaaagtgataaaaggtacaaaatgaagaaaagtgaatgtaaaaagaaaaagaaagaaaagccaaaaagtcaaaaagaaaatgaacaatgtagaggaaatgaagggattcaataaaagcaaagatgAAAGGCTTGGAAATATTATAAAGGATaaaaaggattgaaatgaacaagaaagagtgacagtgtgtctctctagcccctaaggaagaagtaaatgactcaaagagtcaaggaAATGTGAGtcaaaatgaagtgcttaaggaaagattgaaaccttcatagacctatatatcctaccctgaaccaaaatccttcattacattcccacaaaagccctatatgatcttgagttgagtcagcttacattagtggtgactcacataaggggtaaGCTTATGGTACCTAGAGCCGGACTTGTAAccttcttttgagagagatgagtgtgttttacacaatcctcgttctgagtgatacaatctaaaagtgaggtttacTTATGGAGAGTTGaagagtatgagtttgggttccacaatgaccaatgtaatagaaagagtttccctaatgagttgagtcaactcttgatgtttTTGTGTCGAACTAAAGCTATGGTGCTAAAAAGGTTGTGTATTGTTaataatgcatttgagttgagggtaattATTAGTCCTAATTGATTCTTGATGgggttactttaggacaactgaaattttcctttatcttgaggaggtgggaattactttgtttgcttgaggacaagcaaaagcttaagtttgggggagttgataactagggattctaacCTATTTTATGCTCTtatttgcttaggttttggattaaaagtgcgtacaagtattcccaaaagctaacttattgtgcttgtttgctgTGTTTGGTCAAAACGAGACAAGAAAGTCAAAACCAGCACATAAAAGAGTGAAACCTACAGAAGTTCAAAGCTGAGTCAAAAGGGCACTGACAACGAAGAAACATATGTCGACGCGGAGGGTCAACCGCTGAGGCGGTCTTGATTACGCTCTAAGCGGTGgcaaggttcagagagttgtatTTTGGGCTTAACAAGTTATCGGTGCCCGGAGTGAAATTGCGCGGCAGAGGTGTCTCTGACGCGGCCGCGATCAAGTTGTCGCCCTCAGCGGAATAAAGAATCAAAGACCATTAGTTGGGAGCTTAAATTGAAAGGCCCGGTCGACGATCATATCCTGCGGCCGCGGTTGAAGGAGCGCCGAGGCGGTTGTTTTTCCGCTCCCAGCAGACTCAAGTTCAGAACCAACTCAGAAGAGAAGAACCGCGGTCCGCGCTTGCTTTTGCTAGGCCATGGTAGTTCAAGCGCTGAGTAGCCCATTTCTTGCTGCCAGCGGAACCTCCGTAGGGGCAATTTGTTCGAAAAATTTAGCTGTGcataaatagttctttttcaaatttttaggtCATCTGTTATTTGTAGAGCACGCGAACAACCGTTTTTagcctttttgagtaattttagaacttctttagcaattaatcttagattttaatcttgtaattactttctatggcttatatttcatctccatctttgatttcttctttgattatgagtatCTAAActcattatctagggttgtgacccaaccctagtgtgggtatttaatggatctttaattttagggcttaaatgtttatgggttagtgatattttgCTTGACTTatgctttaattgttgaattagtggttgcaaatactgatttgTGCCTTTGTGACTTAGTCTCttattgagaaagagagactaagtctaggaaattcaggctaacaaggaattggggtgcattcaataGATTGgtagcctcaattaaagggttaaacttagagataataatacccgacttgagccaattttgcttgcattgtgtaaacacccaattgggcttgagaaagacaactagggcaaagtcactcaaactaccgagaggtatagagtgagtaactatgtgcaatggttatatcatgatcccaatCATAACAAGTTTGCCCTATGTTTTAGACCATGTTAGATACCCACCTGGGtttaagtcacttccctagtgcctttatACCAATTGAGAAAACTTTACAAAAATATCACACTTAgcttattttcattcttcattagtgattaaaagtagaatagtaacCAAAACAAAgcatgattagaagtgtaattaagaacaccgcacatagctagattagatagaaacccaattccAAACCAATATTAGCTCTCTGTGAATTCGATCCagacctttcgggtaaaagctgcatcaaccactcttgccattctatagtggtatagggttggagCCGATCAATAATCATAACTAGACATGTGTGTAAGTAAAAAATAAGGATATTTACTTCTTTAAAGAAATCTACTACAACTTTATATACATTTTGATAATTATTGACTagtacttttttttatttataaaaggCATTATTTAACCCATCCGAGCCCGGTGTACTTTCTGGATTAATTGAAAAGATACTATTCTTTACGTCTTCCATTGCGGGAAATGATATGAGCATTTTACTGTTCACATATGTTACTTTAGTGCTTAAACAGTCCAATAGTGATTAATCTTCTTATACCTTCCTATGGTTAACTCATCTTATGAAAGTACTGAATTGCTACATCTGCAAATGCCATGGCTTTCTTTTCTCCAAATTTTATTTCCATCTTGTATTCTTTGGATTTTTAATCTTTTCCTCCTTCACATTATGATATTTTGGGAATATGCTGTATTTTTATCCCCTCCCCTCACCAATTTGACTTAGATTTCTGCCT
This region includes:
- the LOC138875897 gene encoding uncharacterized protein, translated to MVVPKAKAILPRPPPPYTQRLAKQKNVNQFKKFIEMIKRLSINVPLVEALEQMSGYTKFMKKLVTKKRSMDCDHQNDSSSKCNCALDQNSKIPTLSPFHIPLGVQVLAKALCDLGANINLMPYSVFKTLGIGQSRATSMRLQIADRTMKRPLGIINDVLVRVEKFILPDDFVILNCEVDYEVPIILGRHFLTTGKALVDVESGELTFRVGDKNFVFHVCKSMRHMNSTKVCSFVDLVTEVIVDDTSAMVNVEDPLEAVLLNLDVNEDEGRVECVNALHEMGSYSYEPRKLSLDLENRKTLSIKP